One part of the Chitinivibrionia bacterium genome encodes these proteins:
- a CDS encoding NAD(P)/FAD-dependent oxidoreductase: MIQKDVIVIGSGPAGYTASIYLARAMLSPLLFEGFGMGGVLGGQLMTTDLVENFPGFPNGVGGQNLMMEMRQQVVNNDVECVMSDVLSIKKDGDLFILTDSNDEQYSAKSIIVATGAQARRLDLDSERNFWAKGISACAICDGGLPIFRNKDLAVIGGGDSAIEEAIYLTKFAQKVYLIH; this comes from the coding sequence ATGATACAAAAAGATGTAATTGTAATCGGTTCGGGTCCTGCGGGATATACCGCTTCTATCTATTTGGCGCGGGCTATGCTCAGTCCGCTTTTGTTTGAGGGCTTCGGTATGGGCGGAGTGCTTGGCGGACAACTTATGACCACGGATTTGGTCGAAAATTTTCCCGGATTTCCAAACGGAGTGGGCGGGCAAAATTTAATGATGGAAATGCGCCAACAAGTCGTAAACAACGATGTCGAATGCGTAATGAGCGACGTTTTATCCATAAAAAAAGACGGAGATTTGTTCATTTTAACCGACAGCAACGACGAACAATATTCGGCAAAATCGATAATTGTCGCAACGGGAGCGCAGGCGCGCAGGCTTGATTTGGACAGCGAGCGCAATTTTTGGGCGAAAGGTATTTCTGCGTGCGCGATTTGCGACGGCGGACTTCCGATTTTTCGCAACAAAGACCTTGCCGTAATCGGCGGCGGCGACTCGGCAATCGAAGAGGCGATTTATTTGACAAAATTCGCGCAAAAAGTATATTTAATTCACA